In Alkalihalobacterium alkalinitrilicum, a genomic segment contains:
- a CDS encoding DUF2975 domain-containing protein — protein sequence MERSSTLFLKVAVIFIGIPVLALCLFLLPQIANEANEAAKRGSDLAYVVYGILMVMYVSTIPFYFALYQSFNLLTYIDKNQAFSELSVRALKKIKICAITISGLYVVAIPFVYILAEVDDAPGLIIIGMVMIFAPMVIAVFAAVLQRLLQEAINIKSEIDLTV from the coding sequence ATGGAACGAAGTTCAACACTCTTTTTAAAGGTAGCTGTTATTTTTATTGGCATTCCAGTTCTTGCTTTGTGTCTATTTTTGTTGCCACAGATAGCAAATGAAGCAAATGAAGCGGCAAAAAGAGGCTCAGATTTGGCTTATGTGGTATATGGAATTTTAATGGTTATGTACGTTTCGACCATCCCATTTTACTTCGCTTTGTATCAATCTTTTAACCTTTTAACCTATATTGACAAGAACCAAGCTTTCTCGGAATTATCTGTAAGAGCTCTAAAGAAAATCAAAATCTGTGCTATCACAATCAGTGGCTTATATGTGGTAGCTATACCATTTGTCTATATTTTAGCGGAGGTAGATGACGCACCAGGTCTGATAATCATCGGAATGGTCATGATTTTTGCTCCCATGGTGATTGCTGTATTTGCGGCTGTTCTCCAAAGACTTTTACAAGAAGCTATTAATATAAAATCAGAAATTGATTTAACGGTCTGA
- a CDS encoding DUF817 domain-containing protein, with protein sequence MRALKQLVRFGWEQALSCLFPVVIFASLAFTQIMPLPLLPRYDWLLVICLLMQWWMVRTGLETRDELKVITLFHLIGLALEVFKVHMGSWSYPEEGYFKIFGVPLYSGFMYASVASYLCQAWRRLKVELIKWPPFLVVVPLAAAIYLNFFTHHYWIDIRFWLSGLVIIVFWQSWVSYEVDGIRYRMPLVLSFVLIGFFIWIAENIATFFGAWEYPNQTDAWSLVHLGKLSSWLLLVIVSFLIVASLKQVKGKSSTRVDTSQFL encoded by the coding sequence ATGAGAGCACTAAAACAACTCGTTCGTTTTGGTTGGGAGCAAGCCCTATCATGTTTGTTTCCTGTCGTTATCTTTGCCTCTTTGGCTTTTACACAAATCATGCCACTTCCCTTACTACCACGGTATGACTGGCTGCTTGTCATTTGCCTTTTGATGCAGTGGTGGATGGTTCGTACTGGGCTTGAAACACGGGATGAGCTAAAGGTTATCACACTTTTCCACCTTATAGGGCTTGCTCTTGAAGTCTTCAAGGTACATATGGGCTCCTGGTCTTATCCAGAGGAAGGATATTTCAAAATTTTTGGAGTGCCTTTGTATAGCGGGTTTATGTATGCAAGTGTAGCGAGTTATCTTTGCCAAGCGTGGCGAAGATTGAAGGTTGAACTTATTAAGTGGCCACCTTTTTTGGTAGTTGTACCTCTTGCAGCTGCGATTTATTTGAATTTTTTCACCCACCATTATTGGATTGACATTCGCTTTTGGTTATCAGGACTTGTAATAATCGTCTTTTGGCAATCATGGGTCTCATACGAGGTTGATGGAATTCGTTACCGTATGCCACTCGTACTTTCTTTTGTGCTCATTGGTTTTTTTATATGGATAGCCGAAAATATCGCAACGTTCTTCGGAGCTTGGGAATATCCAAACCAAACCGATGCATGGAGTCTCGTTCATTTAGGAAAGCTGAGTTCATGGCTCTTATTAGTAATTGTTAGCTTTCTTATAGTCGCATCGTTAAAGCAAGTAAAGGGAAAAAGTTCTACTAGAGTCGATACTAGTCAATTTTTATAA
- a CDS encoding arsenic resistance protein produces the protein MNLFEKLYTLIIFSAVMIGIGIGQVELIRTNAESFIVPLLVAMIYITFLQIPIEEIKKAFKNIKFTYTSVIINFVWTPILAWLLAMIFLGNNPALYIGFIMLMVTPCTDWYLIFTGIAKGNVALSTAILPLNLILQVILLPLYLLIFGGTTGVIELGFLVESILIVLFIPLVLAVLTKLFLKNKQQLSESLISNLSVFPIIFLGLAIVAMFATQGQLLLDNLDLLWLITLPLLLFFVINFIVGQKVGHVMKYSYSDRTSLSLTTLARNSPIALAIAMTAFPDQPLIALVLVIGPLLELPILAIITQLLLFFNKSKNQ, from the coding sequence ATGAACTTATTTGAGAAATTGTATACCCTTATTATTTTTTCAGCAGTAATGATCGGTATAGGTATAGGACAGGTAGAACTCATTAGAACTAACGCGGAAAGCTTTATAGTTCCTTTATTAGTAGCTATGATATATATTACTTTCTTACAAATTCCTATTGAGGAAATAAAGAAAGCCTTTAAAAACATCAAGTTTACATACACTTCAGTGATCATAAATTTTGTCTGGACACCTATTTTAGCATGGCTGCTAGCAATGATATTTCTAGGCAACAATCCTGCCTTATATATTGGATTTATTATGCTAATGGTCACTCCATGTACGGATTGGTACTTAATCTTCACAGGAATTGCAAAAGGAAATGTTGCACTATCAACGGCGATCTTGCCTTTGAATTTAATCTTACAAGTCATATTATTGCCTTTATATCTCCTGATTTTTGGTGGAACCACTGGAGTTATTGAGTTAGGATTTCTAGTAGAAAGTATTCTAATTGTTTTATTCATACCTTTGGTCTTAGCAGTTCTAACAAAATTGTTCTTGAAAAACAAGCAACAATTAAGTGAAAGCCTCATCTCCAATCTAAGTGTGTTCCCAATTATCTTCCTAGGTCTTGCAATCGTTGCCATGTTCGCTACTCAAGGACAATTATTACTTGATAACTTAGATTTATTATGGCTAATAACACTTCCACTGCTTTTGTTTTTTGTTATAAACTTTATCGTTGGTCAAAAGGTAGGGCATGTTATGAAATATTCGTATTCAGATCGAACCAGCTTAAGTTTGACTACATTAGCAAGAAACTCACCGATTGCTTTGGCAATTGCTATGACAGCATTCCCTGACCAACCCTTGATTGCCTTAGTATTAGTTATAGGTCCATTATTGGAACTGCCTATCTTAGCCATTATTACTCAACTTCTATTATTTTTTAATAAAAGCAAAAATCAGTGA
- a CDS encoding helix-turn-helix domain-containing protein, whose product MAIIINIDVMLAKRKMSVTELSERVGITMANLSILKNGKAKAIRLSTLEAICKALDCQPGDILEYQSEENTQD is encoded by the coding sequence ATGGCGATTATCATCAATATTGATGTAATGTTGGCTAAAAGGAAAATGAGCGTAACAGAACTTTCAGAGAGGGTTGGAATCACGATGGCTAACCTTTCCATATTGAAAAATGGAAAGGCAAAGGCGATCAGGTTATCAACTTTAGAGGCGATTTGTAAGGCTTTAGACTGTCAGCCTGGAGATATTTTAGAATACCAAAGTGAAGAAAACACTCAAGATTAA
- a CDS encoding GNAT family N-acetyltransferase: MKIITVCNWDDKLWQEVSALYLDAFGKKGAKPTKIIKNMFAQGIAELHVGYNETAAVVMALTGKLVADGVMIIDYLAVSEKECGHGLGNQFVDYLRQKAVAEGYQKLLIEAESTETPDNRRRIHFWQSCGFLLTEYVHHYIWVPETYHAMYLPLISDSRKITGEELFVYINTFHRLSFRGGGKEKR; encoded by the coding sequence ATGAAAATTATAACCGTTTGTAATTGGGATGATAAACTTTGGCAGGAGGTGAGCGCCCTCTATTTGGATGCATTTGGAAAAAAGGGGGCAAAGCCGACTAAGATCATCAAAAATATGTTTGCACAAGGAATTGCCGAGCTTCATGTAGGTTACAACGAAACTGCAGCGGTTGTTATGGCTCTCACAGGGAAACTCGTAGCTGACGGTGTGATGATCATTGATTATTTGGCGGTATCTGAAAAAGAGTGCGGTCATGGGCTCGGCAACCAATTTGTTGATTACCTGCGACAGAAAGCAGTCGCTGAGGGGTATCAGAAATTATTAATTGAGGCCGAGTCAACGGAAACACCAGATAATAGAAGGCGTATCCACTTTTGGCAATCATGCGGTTTTCTACTCACGGAGTATGTCCATCACTACATTTGGGTCCCTGAAACTTACCATGCCATGTACCTCCCTCTCATTTCCGATTCGAGGAAGATAACTGGAGAAGAACTGTTTGTGTATATTAATACCTTTCACAGGCTATCGTTTCGTGGAGGTGGGAAGGAGAAGAGGTAG